A DNA window from Ostrea edulis chromosome 5, xbOstEdul1.1, whole genome shotgun sequence contains the following coding sequences:
- the LOC130054505 gene encoding uncharacterized protein LOC130054505, translating into MWEEDGFDFRISYIAEQQEVDSGNIQVLKQENKMLKEDIDMLKSVVINLDRTGRKQQSEITDLKSRSMKQNLLIHNLPDEENENLFKKIPQLIKEYLGVETTFANIHRNGSKNPGRPRTITGRLEKFTDKEKVLQAQKDKRNSEGSGSTEQSNTTFYITPQRPVEVAENRKKTQEISNRYWKEDVKTRFVGDKLAFPNGNTYKEKVFKPKPENILLMDQAEKEALQ; encoded by the coding sequence ATGTGGGAGGAAGATGGTTTCGACTTCCGCATCTCTTATATTGCTGAACAACAAGAAGTGGACTCAGGAAACATTCAGGTGCTGAAGCAAGAGAACAAAATGTTGAAAGAAGATATAGATATGTTAAAATCTGTAGTTATTAACTTAGACAGAACAGGTAGAAAACAGCAAAGCGAGATCACAGATTTAAAGTCAAGATCAATGAAGCAGAACTTACTCATTCACAATTTACCcgatgaagaaaatgaaaatcttttcaagaaaatCCCACAATTGATTAAAGAATACCTGGGAGTCGAAACGACTTTTGCAAACATACATCGAAACGGGTCTAAAAATCCGGGTAGACCAAGAACTATTACGGGTCGACTAGAGAAATTTACTGATAAGGAGAAAGTCCTCCAAGCACAGAAAGACAAAAGAAATAGCGAAGGGTCTGGCTCTACAGAACAATCAAATACAACTTTCTACATTACCCCACAAAGACCAGTAGAGGTAGCTGAAAATCGGAAAAAAACCCAAGAAATAAGTAACCGGTATTGGAAAGAGGATGTGAAAACACGTTTTGTAGGAGACAAGTTAGCTTTTCCTAACGGAAACACATACAAAGAAAAAGTGTTCAAACCAAAGCCTGAAAACATTTTGCTAATGGATCAAGCAGAAAAAGAGGCGCTTCAATAG